One genomic segment of Pseudomonas sp. p1(2021b) includes these proteins:
- a CDS encoding multidrug efflux RND transporter permease subunit: protein MAFTDPFIRRPVLASVVSLLILLLGFQAWSKLQIRQYPQMENALITVTTAYPGANAETIQGYITQPLQQSLASADGIDYMTSVSRQNFSVISVYARIGADTDRLFTQLLAKANEVRNKLPQDAEDPVLSKEAADASALMYISFYSQQMSNPQITDYLSRVIQPKLATLPGMAEAEILGNQVFAMRIWLDPVKLAGFGLAASDVTDAVRRYNFLSAAGEVKGEYVVTSINATTELKSAEAFAKLPVKTAGDRRVLLGDVARVEMGAENYDTVSSFDGTPSVYIGIKATPAANPLEVIKEVRRIMPTLESELPANLKVSIAYDATLFIQASIDEVIKTLGEAVLIVIVVVFLFLGALRSVLIPVVTIPLSMIGVLFFMQMMGYSLNLLTLLAMVLAIGLVVDDAIVVVENIHRHIEEGKTPFEAALEGAREIAMPVVSMTITLAAVYAPIGFLEGLTGALFKEFALTLAGAVIISGIVALTLSPMMCALLLRHEQNPSGLAHRLDVLFEGLKVRYQRLLHGTLDSRPVVLVFAVLVLCLIPVLLMFTHNELAPDEDQGVIFMMSNSPQTANLDYLNAYTDEFTPLFKTFPEYYSSFQINGFNGVQSGIGGFLLKPWNERERTQMELLPLVQAKLEEIGGLQIFGFNLPSLPGTGEGLPFQFVINTAGDYPTLLEVAQRVKERAQASGKFAFLDIDLAFDKPEVVVNIDRAKAAQMGVSMDELGGTLATLLGEGEINRFTLEGRSYKVIAQVERPYRDNPGWLNSYYVKNDQGQLLPLSTLISVSDRARPRQLNQFQQLNSAIIQGFPLVSIGEALQTVQAIAREEAPEGFSFDYAGAARQFVQEGSALWVTFGLALAIIFLVLAAQFESFRDPLVILVTVPLSICGALLPLFLGVSSMNIYTQVGLVTLIGLISKHGILIVEFANQLREEKGLGVREAIEEAAAIRLRPVLMTTAAMVFGMVPLILATGAGAVSRFDIGMVIATGMSIGTLFTLFVLPCIYTLLAHRTAVHA from the coding sequence ATGGCGTTCACCGACCCGTTCATCCGCCGCCCGGTCCTGGCCAGCGTGGTCAGCCTGTTGATCCTGCTGCTGGGCTTCCAGGCCTGGAGCAAGTTGCAGATCCGCCAGTACCCGCAGATGGAAAACGCGCTGATCACGGTGACCACCGCCTACCCTGGCGCCAATGCCGAGACCATCCAGGGCTACATCACCCAGCCGTTGCAGCAGAGCCTGGCCAGCGCCGACGGCATCGACTACATGACCTCGGTCAGCCGCCAGAACTTCTCGGTGATTTCCGTCTACGCACGCATCGGCGCCGACACCGACCGGCTGTTCACTCAACTGCTGGCCAAGGCCAACGAGGTACGCAACAAGCTGCCCCAGGACGCCGAAGACCCCGTACTGAGCAAGGAAGCGGCCGACGCCTCGGCCCTGATGTACATCAGCTTCTACAGCCAGCAGATGAGCAATCCACAGATCACCGACTACCTGTCGCGGGTGATCCAGCCCAAGCTGGCCACCCTGCCCGGCATGGCCGAGGCCGAGATCCTCGGCAACCAGGTGTTCGCCATGCGCATCTGGCTCGACCCGGTGAAGCTGGCAGGCTTCGGCCTGGCCGCGAGCGATGTGACCGATGCGGTGCGCCGCTACAACTTCCTCTCTGCCGCAGGCGAGGTCAAAGGCGAATATGTGGTCACCAGCATCAACGCCACCACCGAGCTGAAGTCCGCCGAGGCCTTCGCCAAGCTACCGGTCAAGACCGCCGGTGACCGGCGCGTGCTGCTGGGCGACGTGGCACGGGTGGAAATGGGCGCGGAAAACTACGACACGGTCAGCTCCTTCGACGGCACGCCTTCGGTCTACATCGGCATCAAGGCCACCCCGGCGGCCAACCCGCTGGAAGTGATCAAGGAAGTGCGGCGCATCATGCCCACCCTGGAGTCGGAGCTGCCCGCCAACCTCAAGGTCTCCATCGCCTACGACGCCACCTTGTTCATCCAGGCGTCCATCGACGAGGTGATCAAGACCCTCGGCGAGGCGGTGCTGATCGTGATCGTGGTGGTGTTCCTGTTCCTGGGCGCCTTGCGCTCTGTGCTGATTCCGGTGGTGACCATTCCACTGTCGATGATCGGTGTGCTGTTCTTCATGCAGATGATGGGGTATTCGCTGAACCTGCTGACCTTGCTGGCCATGGTGCTGGCCATCGGCCTGGTGGTGGATGACGCCATCGTCGTGGTGGAGAACATCCATCGGCACATCGAGGAAGGCAAGACACCGTTCGAGGCCGCCCTGGAAGGCGCACGGGAAATCGCCATGCCGGTGGTGTCGATGACCATCACCTTGGCGGCCGTGTATGCACCCATCGGCTTCCTCGAAGGCCTGACCGGCGCGCTGTTCAAGGAATTCGCCCTGACCTTGGCGGGCGCCGTGATCATTTCCGGCATCGTCGCCCTGACCCTGTCGCCTATGATGTGCGCCCTGCTGCTGCGCCACGAGCAGAACCCCAGCGGCCTGGCGCATCGTCTGGACGTGCTGTTCGAAGGGCTGAAGGTTCGCTACCAGCGCTTGTTGCACGGCACCCTGGACAGTCGCCCGGTGGTGCTGGTGTTCGCCGTGCTCGTGCTGTGCCTGATCCCGGTGCTGTTGATGTTCACCCACAACGAACTGGCGCCGGACGAAGACCAGGGCGTGATCTTCATGATGAGCAATTCGCCGCAGACAGCCAACCTGGACTACCTCAACGCCTACACCGATGAATTCACACCGCTGTTCAAGACCTTCCCCGAGTACTATTCGTCCTTCCAGATCAACGGCTTCAACGGCGTGCAAAGCGGCATAGGCGGCTTTCTCCTGAAGCCCTGGAACGAGCGCGAACGCACCCAGATGGAGCTGCTGCCGCTGGTGCAGGCCAAACTCGAGGAAATCGGCGGCCTGCAGATCTTCGGCTTCAACCTGCCATCGTTGCCCGGTACCGGCGAAGGCCTGCCGTTCCAGTTCGTGATCAACACCGCCGGCGACTATCCGACGCTGCTGGAGGTGGCCCAACGGGTCAAGGAGCGAGCCCAGGCCTCCGGCAAGTTCGCCTTTCTGGACATCGACCTGGCCTTCGACAAACCGGAGGTGGTGGTGAACATCGACCGGGCCAAGGCCGCGCAGATGGGCGTATCCATGGACGAGCTGGGCGGCACCCTGGCGACGCTGCTGGGCGAAGGGGAAATCAACCGCTTCACCCTCGAAGGGCGCAGCTACAAGGTCATCGCCCAGGTCGAGCGGCCCTACCGGGACAACCCCGGCTGGCTGAACAGCTACTACGTGAAGAACGACCAGGGCCAACTGCTGCCGCTCTCGACCCTGATCAGCGTCAGCGACCGCGCCCGGCCGCGCCAGCTGAACCAGTTCCAGCAGTTGAACTCAGCGATCATCCAAGGCTTCCCGCTGGTCAGCATCGGCGAGGCGCTGCAGACGGTGCAGGCGATCGCCCGCGAGGAAGCGCCGGAAGGCTTTTCCTTCGACTATGCCGGCGCGGCGCGCCAGTTCGTGCAGGAGGGCAGCGCCTTGTGGGTCACCTTCGGCCTGGCGCTGGCGATCATCTTCCTGGTGCTGGCCGCGCAGTTCGAAAGCTTCCGCGACCCGCTGGTGATCCTGGTGACCGTGCCCTTGTCGATCTGCGGCGCGCTATTGCCGTTGTTCCTGGGGGTCTCCAGCATGAATATCTATACCCAGGTGGGCCTGGTGACGCTGATCGGGCTGATCAGTAAGCATGGCATCCTGATCGTCGAGTTCGCCAACCAGTTGCGTGAGGAAAAGGGGTTGGGCGTGCGCGAAGCGATCGAAGAGGCAGCCGCCATTCGCCTGCGCCCGGTGCTGATGACCACCGCAGCGATGGTGTTCGGCATGGTGCCACTGATTCTCGCCACCGGGGCCGGGGCGGTCAGCCGGTTCGATATCGGCATGGTGATCGCCACGGGGATGTCGATCGGGACCTTGTTCACATTGTTCGTGTTGCCATGCATCTACACACTGCTGGCGCACAGGACGGCGGTACACGCCTGA
- a CDS encoding efflux RND transporter periplasmic adaptor subunit has product MLRRRMLIMLAVVLLIVLALGGIKAFSIYQQVQMFSAPKPPVSVAAAWAEQRQWQERLPAVGSLTALQGVDLSLEVAGTVKSLHFESGQKVKAGQLLLQLDHDQETALLGTAQADLGLAKVDFGRGSQLVGDSAISRGEFDRLTAQYRRNQAVVEQLKASLAKKSISAPFSGTIGIRQVDVGDYLPSGTVIATLQDLSSLYVDFNVPEQALPQLTLGQQVLVQVAAYPGQTFPGSLSAINPKVDESTRNLLVRATLANPDGKLLPGMFASLLVLLPNPQPQVVVPESAITYTLYGNSVYVVTQKKGKDGQVEKNADGQPQLIAEQRTVKTGERRDGLVVVSEGLKAGEQVVSAGQLKLTPGAAIRISADKALEQDGQGAAGAE; this is encoded by the coding sequence ATGCTGCGCCGCCGCATGCTGATCATGTTGGCCGTGGTCCTGCTGATCGTGCTGGCCCTGGGTGGCATCAAGGCGTTCTCGATCTACCAGCAGGTCCAGATGTTCTCCGCCCCGAAACCGCCGGTGAGCGTGGCTGCGGCGTGGGCCGAACAGCGCCAGTGGCAGGAGCGCCTGCCCGCAGTCGGCAGCCTCACGGCCTTGCAGGGCGTGGACCTGAGCCTGGAGGTGGCGGGCACGGTCAAGTCGCTGCACTTCGAGTCCGGGCAGAAGGTCAAGGCCGGCCAGCTGTTGCTGCAACTGGATCACGACCAGGAGACCGCCCTGCTGGGCACCGCGCAGGCCGACTTGGGCCTGGCCAAGGTCGACTTCGGCCGGGGCAGCCAACTGGTCGGCGACTCGGCCATCTCCCGTGGCGAGTTCGACCGCCTCACGGCCCAGTACCGGCGCAATCAGGCGGTCGTCGAGCAATTGAAGGCTTCGCTTGCCAAGAAAAGCATCAGCGCCCCCTTCAGCGGTACCATCGGCATCCGTCAGGTCGACGTGGGCGACTACCTGCCCAGCGGCACCGTCATCGCCACCCTGCAGGACCTTTCCAGCCTGTACGTCGACTTCAACGTGCCCGAACAGGCCCTGCCGCAACTGACGCTCGGCCAGCAGGTGCTGGTACAGGTGGCGGCCTACCCGGGCCAGACCTTCCCAGGCAGCCTCAGCGCCATCAACCCCAAGGTCGACGAGAGCACCCGCAACCTGCTGGTACGTGCGACCCTGGCCAACCCCGACGGCAAGCTGCTGCCCGGCATGTTCGCCAGCCTGCTGGTGCTGCTGCCCAACCCACAGCCACAGGTGGTGGTCCCGGAGAGCGCCATCACCTATACCCTCTACGGCAACTCGGTGTATGTCGTGACCCAGAAGAAAGGCAAGGACGGCCAGGTGGAAAAGAACGCCGATGGCCAGCCGCAGCTGATCGCCGAGCAACGCACGGTCAAGACCGGCGAGCGCCGCGATGGCCTGGTGGTGGTGAGCGAAGGGCTCAAGGCTGGCGAGCAGGTGGTGAGTGCAGGCCAGTTGAAGCTGACCCCAGGCGCCGCCATCCGTATCAGTGCCGACAAGGCGCTCGAGCAGGATGGCCAGGGCGCCGCCGGCGCCGAGTGA
- a CDS encoding DUF1513 domain-containing protein, giving the protein MLRRQALKLGSVLLSALTLGGWSLLRSKGSEPLLLSARDDGDGKHYAVGYRLDGTQVFATQVAQRCHAIIHHPERPIALFVARRPGTESYLVDLRDGRLLQTVASQPNRHFYGHAVVHRGGEWLYATENDTTDPGRGVLGIYRFEGDRLVHSGEISTHGIGPHEVAWLPDGETLVVANGGIRTEAESRVEMNLDAMEPSLVLMRRDGTLLSKETLAQQMNSVRHLAIGSDGTIAACQQFMGDAEETAELLAIKRPGEPFKAFPVPERQLQSMAQYTASVAIHSDLRLVALTAPRANRLFIWDLDNGAVKLDAPMPDCAGVGAVKDGFVVTSGQGRCRYYDCRKTELVGQPLNLPSGFWDNHLHLV; this is encoded by the coding sequence ATGTTGCGACGCCAGGCCCTCAAACTCGGTAGCGTGTTGCTCAGCGCCCTGACCCTGGGTGGCTGGAGCCTGCTGCGTAGCAAGGGCAGCGAACCGCTGCTGCTCTCGGCGCGCGATGACGGCGATGGCAAGCATTATGCCGTCGGTTATCGCCTGGACGGCACCCAGGTGTTCGCCACCCAGGTCGCCCAGCGTTGCCACGCCATCATCCACCACCCTGAACGGCCCATCGCCCTGTTCGTCGCCCGCCGCCCCGGCACCGAAAGCTACCTGGTCGACCTGCGTGACGGGCGCCTGTTGCAGACCGTGGCCTCCCAGCCAAACCGGCATTTCTATGGCCATGCGGTGGTCCACAGGGGCGGTGAGTGGCTGTACGCCACCGAGAACGACACCACCGACCCCGGCCGTGGCGTGCTCGGCATCTACCGCTTCGAGGGTGACCGCCTGGTGCACAGCGGCGAGATTTCCACCCACGGCATCGGCCCCCACGAAGTGGCCTGGCTGCCGGACGGCGAAACCCTGGTGGTGGCCAACGGTGGCATCCGCACCGAGGCCGAAAGCCGTGTGGAGATGAACCTCGACGCCATGGAGCCAAGCCTGGTGCTGATGCGCCGCGACGGTACCTTGCTGAGCAAGGAGACCCTGGCCCAGCAGATGAACAGCGTGCGCCACCTGGCCATCGGCAGCGATGGCACCATCGCCGCCTGCCAGCAGTTCATGGGCGATGCCGAGGAAACCGCCGAGCTGCTGGCGATCAAGCGCCCTGGCGAGCCGTTCAAGGCCTTCCCGGTGCCGGAGCGGCAACTGCAGTCGATGGCCCAGTACACCGCCAGCGTGGCCATCCACAGCGACCTGCGCCTGGTCGCGCTGACCGCCCCGCGGGCCAACCGCCTGTTCATCTGGGACCTGGACAACGGTGCCGTGAAGCTGGACGCACCGATGCCCGATTGTGCGGGCGTGGGCGCGGTCAAGGATGGCTTCGTGGTCACTTCCGGCCAGGGGCGTTGCCGCTACTATGATTGCCGCAAGACCGAGCTGGTCGGCCAACCGTTGAACCTGCCGTCCGGGTTCTGGGACAACCACCTGCACCTGGTCTGA
- a CDS encoding imelysin family protein translates to MFRPKLLFTSLAALALGACSPQDPQAVTSAAIAKQVILPTYSRWVEADRQLASSALAYCEGKTSLEAARADFLNAQKAWAELQPLLVGPLAEGNRAWQVQFWPDKKNLVGRQVEQLVAGDKPIDAAALGKASVVVRGLSAYEYILFDSKPDVATPEQKARYCPLLVAIGEHQKALAEEILKGWNSTDGMLSQMTKFPNQRYADSHEAIADLLRAQVTALDTLKKKLGAPMGRQSKGIAQPLQAEAWRSSSSLKSLEASLKAAQAVWVGVDNQGLRGLLGKDQNALAEKIDTAYATSLKLLADNQKTLGELLADDAGKQALDKIYDSLNAVHRLHEGELAKALNIQLGFNANDGD, encoded by the coding sequence ATGTTCCGACCCAAACTGTTGTTCACCAGCCTCGCCGCACTCGCCCTCGGTGCCTGTTCGCCACAAGACCCACAGGCCGTGACGTCCGCGGCCATCGCCAAGCAGGTGATCCTGCCGACCTACAGCCGCTGGGTCGAAGCCGACCGCCAGCTGGCCAGCAGCGCCCTGGCCTACTGCGAAGGCAAGACGTCCCTGGAAGCGGCACGCGCCGACTTCCTCAATGCCCAGAAAGCCTGGGCCGAGCTCCAGCCGCTGCTGGTAGGCCCGCTGGCCGAGGGCAACCGCGCCTGGCAGGTACAGTTCTGGCCGGACAAGAAGAACCTGGTGGGCCGCCAGGTCGAGCAACTGGTCGCCGGCGACAAGCCGATCGACGCCGCGGCACTGGGCAAGGCTAGCGTGGTGGTGCGTGGCCTGTCGGCCTACGAATACATCCTGTTCGACAGCAAGCCGGATGTTGCCACCCCGGAACAAAAAGCTCGCTACTGCCCGTTGCTGGTGGCCATCGGCGAACACCAGAAAGCCCTGGCCGAGGAAATCCTCAAGGGCTGGAACAGCACCGACGGCATGCTCTCGCAGATGACCAAGTTCCCCAACCAGCGCTACGCCGACTCCCACGAGGCGATCGCCGACCTGCTGCGTGCCCAGGTCACGGCCCTGGACACCCTGAAGAAGAAGCTCGGTGCCCCCATGGGTCGCCAGAGCAAAGGCATCGCGCAGCCGCTGCAGGCCGAAGCCTGGCGCAGCAGCTCCTCGCTCAAGAGTCTGGAAGCCAGCCTCAAGGCCGCCCAGGCGGTATGGGTAGGCGTCGACAACCAGGGCCTGCGCGGCCTGTTGGGCAAAGACCAGAACGCTCTGGCCGAGAAGATCGACACCGCCTACGCCACGTCGTTGAAACTGCTGGCCGACAACCAGAAGACCCTGGGCGAGCTGCTCGCCGACGACGCTGGCAAGCAGGCCTTGGACAAAATCTACGACAGCCTCAACGCCGTCCACCGCCTGCACGAAGGCGAGCTGGCCAAGGCGTTGAACATCCAGCTGGGCTTCAATGCCAACGACGGTGACTGA
- a CDS encoding di-heme oxidoredictase family protein yields MSASLFRPSPLLLALALAACDDAPRFTQAEPGEALSGGTATVQRSDRNAYSLPSANLSPERRLDFSVGNSFFRNPWVIAPSTTTARDGLGPLFNTNACQNCHVRDGRGHPPEPDASNAVSMLVRLSIPDQPQYVKEIERLGVVPEPVYGTQLQDMAIPGVAPEGKVRVTYTTETVTFEDGHQVELRRPKLQITQLGYGPMHPDTRFSARVAPPMIGLGLLEAIPEAAILANADPHDRNGDGIRGRANQVWDDAAGKAVLGRFGWKAGQPNVNQQNVHAFSGDMGLTSTLLPFDDCTPAQAACLAAPNGDGADGEKEVSDNILRLVTFYTRNLGVPARRDVGAPQVLAGKTLFFQAGCQGCHTPQFTTAADTPEPELANQVIRPYSDLLLHDMGPGLADERSEFKASGQDWRTAPLWGIGLSETVSGHSQFLHDGRARNLLEAVLWHGGEAQAARNHVLTFNAEQRAALLAFLNSL; encoded by the coding sequence ATGTCCGCGTCGCTGTTCCGACCCTCTCCTTTACTACTGGCCCTTGCCCTGGCCGCCTGTGACGACGCCCCGCGTTTCACCCAGGCCGAGCCCGGCGAAGCCCTTTCCGGCGGCACGGCAACGGTACAACGCAGCGACCGCAACGCCTATTCCCTGCCCTCGGCCAACCTTTCGCCAGAGCGGCGCCTGGACTTCAGTGTCGGCAACAGCTTCTTCCGCAATCCTTGGGTCATCGCGCCGTCCACCACCACCGCCCGTGACGGCCTGGGCCCGCTGTTCAACACCAACGCCTGCCAGAACTGCCACGTGCGCGACGGCCGTGGCCACCCGCCCGAGCCCGATGCCAGCAATGCAGTGTCTATGCTGGTGCGCCTGTCGATCCCGGACCAGCCGCAGTATGTGAAGGAAATCGAACGCCTGGGCGTGGTCCCGGAGCCGGTCTACGGCACCCAGCTACAGGACATGGCCATCCCGGGCGTGGCGCCGGAAGGCAAGGTGCGCGTGACATACACCACCGAGACGGTCACCTTCGAGGACGGCCACCAGGTCGAACTGCGCCGCCCGAAACTGCAGATCACCCAGCTCGGGTACGGGCCCATGCACCCCGACACCCGGTTCTCCGCGCGGGTGGCCCCGCCAATGATCGGCCTGGGCCTGCTCGAGGCCATCCCGGAAGCCGCGATCCTGGCCAACGCCGACCCGCACGACCGTAACGGCGATGGTATCCGAGGCCGCGCCAACCAGGTCTGGGACGACGCGGCCGGCAAGGCCGTGCTCGGCCGTTTCGGCTGGAAGGCCGGCCAGCCCAACGTCAACCAACAGAACGTCCATGCCTTCTCCGGCGACATGGGCCTGACCAGCACCCTGCTGCCCTTCGACGACTGCACCCCGGCCCAGGCGGCCTGCCTGGCCGCGCCCAATGGCGACGGGGCCGATGGCGAGAAGGAAGTCAGCGACAACATCCTGCGCCTGGTCACCTTCTACACCCGCAACCTGGGCGTGCCGGCACGACGCGACGTCGGCGCACCGCAGGTACTGGCCGGCAAGACCCTGTTCTTTCAGGCCGGCTGCCAGGGCTGCCATACCCCGCAGTTCACCACCGCCGCTGACACCCCGGAGCCGGAGCTGGCCAACCAGGTGATCCGCCCCTACAGCGACCTGCTGCTGCACGACATGGGCCCGGGCCTGGCCGACGAGCGCAGCGAATTCAAGGCTTCCGGGCAGGACTGGCGCACCGCGCCGCTCTGGGGCATCGGCCTGAGCGAAACGGTCAGCGGCCACTCCCAGTTCCTCCATGACGGCCGTGCCCGCAACCTGCTCGAGGCCGTGCTCTGGCACGGCGGCGAAGCCCAGGCGGCGCGCAACCATGTACTGACCTTCAATGCCGAGCAACGCGCCGCGTTGCTGGCCTTCCTGAACTCACTTTAA
- a CDS encoding imelysin family protein — translation MIRMPLASASLLAIAIALAGCGESKDEKAPAAQAPAPAATTAAAPGAVDEAAGKAVVKHYAEMVHAVYSDSLSTAKALQGAIDAFLAKPNDETLKAAKEAWAAARVPYLQSEVFRFGNTIIDDWEGQVNAWPLDEGLIDYVDTSYEHALGNPAASANIIANTEIQVGEEKVDVKDITPEKLASLNELGGSEANVATGYHAIEFLLWGQDLNGTGPGAGNRPASDYLEGEGATGGHNERRRAYLKAVTQLLVQDLEEMVGNWAPNVTDNYRAKLEAEPVADGLRKMLFGMGSLSLGELAGERMKVSLEANSPEDEQDCFSDNTHYSHFYDAKGIRNVYLGEYTRTDGTKLTGPSLSSLVAKVDPATDATLKADLEATEAKIQVMVDRALKGEHYDQLIAADNAAGNQVVRDAIASLVKQTGAIEQAAGKLGIANLNPDTADHEF, via the coding sequence ATGATTCGAATGCCTCTGGCCTCCGCCAGTCTGCTGGCCATCGCCATCGCCCTCGCCGGTTGCGGCGAGAGCAAGGATGAAAAGGCGCCCGCAGCGCAAGCACCTGCACCTGCCGCCACCACCGCCGCGGCGCCGGGGGCTGTCGACGAAGCGGCCGGCAAGGCCGTGGTCAAGCATTACGCCGAGATGGTCCATGCCGTCTACAGCGACTCGCTGAGCACCGCCAAGGCCCTGCAGGGCGCGATCGATGCGTTCCTCGCCAAGCCCAACGACGAGACCTTGAAAGCCGCCAAGGAAGCCTGGGCCGCTGCACGCGTACCGTATCTGCAGAGCGAAGTCTTCCGCTTCGGCAATACCATCATCGACGACTGGGAAGGCCAGGTGAACGCATGGCCCCTGGACGAAGGCCTGATCGACTACGTCGACACGAGCTACGAACACGCCCTGGGCAACCCGGCGGCCAGCGCCAACATCATCGCCAACACCGAGATCCAGGTGGGCGAAGAGAAGGTCGACGTCAAGGACATCACGCCTGAGAAGCTGGCCAGCCTGAACGAGCTGGGGGGTTCCGAGGCCAACGTCGCCACCGGCTACCACGCCATCGAATTCCTGCTGTGGGGCCAGGACCTCAACGGTACCGGCCCAGGCGCCGGCAACCGCCCGGCTTCCGACTACCTGGAAGGCGAAGGCGCCACCGGTGGCCACAACGAGCGTCGCCGCGCCTACCTGAAGGCCGTGACCCAGCTGCTGGTCCAGGACTTGGAAGAAATGGTCGGCAACTGGGCACCGAACGTCACCGACAACTACCGCGCCAAGCTCGAGGCCGAGCCTGTGGCCGATGGCCTGCGCAAGATGCTGTTCGGTATGGGCAGCCTGTCTCTGGGCGAGCTGGCCGGCGAGCGCATGAAGGTCTCCCTGGAGGCCAATTCGCCGGAAGACGAACAGGACTGCTTCAGCGACAACACCCACTATTCGCACTTCTACGACGCCAAGGGTATCCGTAACGTCTACCTGGGCGAGTACACCCGCACCGACGGCACCAAGTTGACCGGCCCGAGCTTGTCTTCGCTGGTGGCCAAGGTCGACCCGGCCACCGACGCCACCCTCAAGGCAGACCTGGAAGCCACCGAGGCCAAGATCCAGGTCATGGTCGACCGCGCGCTCAAGGGCGAGCACTACGACCAGCTGATCGCCGCCGACAACGCGGCCGGCAACCAGGTCGTGCGCGACGCCATCGCGTCGCTGGTCAAGCAGACCGGCGCGATCGAGCAGGCCGCCGGCAAGCTGGGTATCGCCAACCTGAACCCGGACACCGCGGATCACGAGTTCTGA